The nucleotide window TCTGAGAATTTTGGCAATTTCATCAATTTTTTCTTCGAAATTGTTCTCATTGACATCAGCAGCTGTTTTTATTAGCTTTTTAAATAACCTGTGATTAAGAAAATCAGAGTAGTCGGCTGTGGCACTGGTATCAAACAGCTTGAGTTCTGGAGGTAAGTTCATGATCCTATTTTTTATTTTCTCGGCTTCATCAGGCGTTACGTCTCTTTCTTTCAGAAGTATCGTTTTTATGTCTTCCAAAATCTCGAGTAGTTTCTTTCTGTTGTTTAACCACTCACTTTCGTATCTGGCTTTTAATTCTCTTAACACTTCTTTAAGCGCCGTTTTATCAACAATTGGCATCATCTCCGCCTCCAAGAACTCTTTTAGGTATGGCAAAAGCGTTTCATAGAGAAGCACCATTGTATCAACGGCCCATTCAATGGCATCTTCATTTAATTCGTCATATTCTCGAAAAATCGTGATCCATTTCCAAGTTCTTTGGGTTGTTTTAAGACTTCCTTTCGCATCCTGTGCCAGCTTTTTAAAGTCTACACGTTGTCTTAAGAATTCAAAAAGATTCTGATTTCTATTTTTAGGATATTCCAAATGAAGTGCAACTTGAACAAGGATTTTCTCAACTTTTCTTTTTGGAATGAGCCATTCAAAATGAATGTAACCTTTCACAGTCTTTGAAAGATCTGGGGGCAGATATAATTTTCTGTAGATGTCCCTCTTTCCTTCTCTTATCTCTTTTACTTGGGTCTTTGAAATACTTAGATGTTTCTCTTTGGCTCTTTCTAGAAATTTATCTCCAACTTTCTCTAAAAACTCACGGAGATCCATTCATTAACTCCTCCTTTGTACTTTGTATCTTTTGATAATACTCACAATATTCTCCCAGCCTGCATTGATCACACTTTGGTGTCTTTGTGCATATTCCCCTCTCGATACCGAGGTCTCTATTCCCGTTTTCCTGACAAAATGCCACCAGCATTATGTCAACAACTCTTATCCACATGTTAAGCTTCTCAGCAATTTCTCTGCAAATTCTGATGGTTTTATCTATGTTCTCGTCTGTTGGTTCTGGGGATTTAAGCCATCCCAAGCGGTAGAAGAGCCTTAAGATTGTTCTATCGGGCTTCATTACTTCAAATCCCAAATCCGTCAAGTAG belongs to Pyrococcus yayanosii CH1 and includes:
- a CDS encoding AAA family ATPase; the protein is MDLREFLEKVGDKFLERAKEKHLSISKTQVKEIREGKRDIYRKLYLPPDLSKTVKGYIHFEWLIPKRKVEKILVQVALHLEYPKNRNQNLFEFLRQRVDFKKLAQDAKGSLKTTQRTWKWITIFREYDELNEDAIEWAVDTMVLLYETLLPYLKEFLEAEMMPIVDKTALKEVLRELKARYESEWLNNRKKLLEILEDIKTILLKERDVTPDEAEKIKNRIMNLPPELKLFDTSATADYSDFLNHRLFKKLIKTAADVNENNFEEKIDEIAKILREIKDDDTLGGFGISKATSWMSIVNWKFFMPTWHKQREDSPFNAPFSESLRKRIKLRRFWGGHWDIEGFVEFLKATNEVRKELGIEDMIEIAYYLSKYQNRKTGESSLPENIKQLMDRLLERKGQIILYGPPGTGKTWMAKEYVKDKTDEDKPKNRWDFVTFHQSYSYEEFVEGFRPVSQGENIAYVVEDGIFKKMALRAIVEALKKHKESFEDFCR
- a CDS encoding DNA-3-methyladenine glycosylase I, which codes for MPTILKYLGDFRTVARYGEDDVRRMLSDRNMIRHRRKIEACIHNAREFERIIQKYGSFANYLDSFGVSFDDYEGVKKKIRPALIKRFKGIGKVTVYHYLTDLGFEVMKPDRTILRLFYRLGWLKSPEPTDENIDKTIRICREIAEKLNMWIRVVDIMLVAFCQENGNRDLGIERGICTKTPKCDQCRLGEYCEYYQKIQSTKEELMNGSP